The Gillisia sp. Hel_I_86 genome has a segment encoding these proteins:
- a CDS encoding ribose-phosphate pyrophosphokinase, translated as MPNLIPEAKIFNCTQSRVLAEKIAVAYGAPLGNVITSTYSDGEFQPSFEESVRGSRVFIIGSTHPGADHLMEMLLMLDAAKRASARHITAVMPYFGWARQDRKDKPRVPIAAKMVASILETAGATRIITMDLHADQIQGFFEKPVDHLFASTVFLPYLRNLKLDNLTIASPDMGGSKRAYAYSKAMESDVVICYKQRAKANVISHMELIGDVTGKNVVLVDDMVDTAGTLTKAADVMMAKGAISVRAICTHPVLSGDAYKRIEDSKLAELIVTDSIPLKQKSEKIKVVSCANLFADVMNRVHNNKSISSKFIM; from the coding sequence ATGCCAAATTTAATTCCCGAAGCCAAAATTTTTAATTGCACCCAAAGTAGGGTATTAGCCGAAAAAATAGCTGTAGCCTACGGAGCACCACTGGGAAATGTTATAACTAGTACTTATAGCGATGGAGAATTTCAGCCTTCTTTTGAAGAGTCTGTAAGAGGTTCCCGTGTCTTTATAATTGGATCTACACATCCTGGTGCAGATCATCTTATGGAAATGCTTTTGATGTTGGATGCTGCAAAAAGGGCTTCAGCAAGACATATTACTGCTGTGATGCCTTATTTTGGATGGGCTAGACAGGATAGAAAAGATAAACCTCGGGTTCCCATTGCGGCAAAAATGGTTGCTAGTATTTTGGAAACCGCAGGTGCAACTAGAATAATCACTATGGATCTTCATGCCGATCAAATTCAGGGATTTTTTGAAAAACCTGTAGATCATCTATTTGCTTCTACTGTATTCCTACCTTATTTAAGGAATTTGAAACTGGACAATTTAACGATTGCCTCCCCAGATATGGGTGGTTCCAAGAGGGCCTATGCCTATTCTAAAGCGATGGAAAGCGATGTGGTTATTTGTTACAAACAACGTGCAAAAGCAAATGTGATCTCCCATATGGAACTTATTGGCGATGTAACGGGTAAAAACGTGGTATTGGTGGACGATATGGTGGATACCGCAGGAACACTTACGAAGGCTGCAGATGTAATGATGGCAAAAGGAGCCATTAGTGTACGGGCTATTTGTACGCATCCAGTGCTTTCTGGAGATGCTTATAAAAGAATTGAAGATTCAAAATTAGCAGAATTAATAGTAACAGATTCTATTCCCCTAAAACAAAAGAGCGAAAAAATTAAAGTAGTGAGTTGTGCCAATCTTTTTGCAGATGTAATGAACCGTGTACACAACAATAAATCCATCAGCTCTAAATTTATAATGTAA
- a CDS encoding SAM-dependent methyltransferase: MQHIKTQLKINWGAAVVLPDNIFFEGGAGEEVRKQLMKTAELHTILRLSTGIFYAQGVKANVEFFNNKPANKEAWTKDIWFYDYRTNVHHTPKKNPMRQEHLSEFIELYNGKNISKRKETWSEENEDGRWKKYSYDDIIKRDKTSLDIFWLKDKSLTDLDNLPDSDILALEIIENIESGLNSFREIMETINGETKANCLILK, from the coding sequence TTGCAACATATAAAAACACAGCTTAAAATAAACTGGGGGGCAGCAGTTGTACTTCCAGATAATATTTTTTTTGAGGGTGGTGCAGGTGAAGAAGTTAGAAAACAGTTGATGAAAACAGCCGAATTGCATACCATTTTAAGATTATCAACAGGTATATTTTATGCGCAAGGAGTTAAGGCAAATGTAGAGTTTTTCAACAATAAACCTGCGAATAAGGAAGCTTGGACAAAAGACATTTGGTTTTATGATTACAGAACAAATGTACATCACACGCCCAAGAAGAATCCGATGCGTCAAGAACATCTTTCAGAATTTATTGAACTTTATAATGGCAAAAATATAAGCAAGCGAAAAGAAACTTGGAGCGAAGAAAACGAAGATGGCAGATGGAAAAAATACAGTTATGATGATATTATAAAGAGAGACAAAACTAGTTTGGATATTTTTTGGCTGAAGGACAAAAGTTTGACTGACTTGGATAATTTACCAGATTCGGACATTTTAGCATTAGAAATTATTGAGAACATTGAATCCGGACTTAATAGCTTTAGGGAAATAATGGAAACGATAAACGGAGAAACAAAAGCCAACTGCCTCATCCTAAAATAG
- a CDS encoding class I SAM-dependent DNA methyltransferase, producing the protein MKAIVACVQPKPMKTIVDPACGTGFFLAAYDWIIDNNKLDREEKEFLKNKTFHGNEIVANTRRMCLMNMYLHNIGEIDGESFINPNDALISDDGERFDYVLANPPFGKKSSRTFTNEQGEIVKEDLSYNRQDFWETTSN; encoded by the coding sequence ATAAAAGCGATAGTGGCTTGTGTACAGCCAAAACCAATGAAAACCATTGTCGATCCAGCTTGTGGAACTGGTTTCTTTTTAGCAGCATACGACTGGATTATTGATAACAACAAATTAGACCGAGAAGAGAAAGAATTTCTTAAAAATAAAACATTTCACGGTAATGAAATTGTTGCCAATACACGTAGAATGTGTTTAATGAATATGTATTTGCACAACATTGGCGAAATAGATGGGGAATCGTTTATAAATCCAAATGATGCCCTAATTTCGGATGATGGAGAACGGTTTGATTATGTTCTAGCTAATCCTCCCTTTGGGAAGAAAAGCAGTAGGACGTTTACCAATGAGCAGGGTGAAATAGTAAAAGAGGATTTAAGCTATAATAGACAAGATTTCTGGGAAACTACCTCTAACTAA
- a CDS encoding type I restriction-modification system subunit M N-terminal domain-containing protein — translation MTDSSIISKIWNLANVLRDDGVGYGDYLEQITYLLFLKMADELNKPPYNKGLVFPRLKDVEGNEVEDAEIANWETLSGKRGTELESFYSQLLRTLSTEKGTLGQIFTKSQNKIQDPAKLLKVINLIDKEEWSMMGADIKGKIYEGLLEKCRRYQKWGRTIFYTESFNKSDSGLCTAKTNENHCRSSLWNWFLFSSIRLDY, via the coding sequence ATGACCGACAGTTCAATAATATCAAAAATATGGAACCTTGCCAACGTACTTCGTGATGATGGGGTAGGATATGGGGACTACTTAGAACAAATTACCTATTTGCTATTCTTGAAAATGGCAGATGAGCTCAACAAACCACCTTATAATAAAGGCTTGGTTTTTCCAAGACTAAAAGATGTTGAAGGCAATGAGGTTGAAGACGCCGAAATAGCCAACTGGGAAACATTGTCTGGTAAGCGTGGTACAGAATTAGAATCCTTTTACAGTCAATTATTACGTACACTTTCAACAGAAAAAGGAACGTTAGGACAGATTTTCACTAAGAGTCAAAACAAAATACAAGACCCTGCTAAATTGCTCAAGGTTATTAATTTAATTGATAAAGAAGAGTGGAGTATGATGGGTGCAGACATCAAGGGAAAAATTTATGAAGGTCTACTAGAAAAATGCAGAAGATACCAAAAGTGGGGCAGGACAATATTTTACACCGAGAGCTTTAATAAAAGCGATAGTGGCTTGTGTACAGCCAAAACCAATGAAAACCATTGTCGATCCAGCTTGTGGAACTGGTTTCTTTTTAGCAGCATACGACTGGATTATTGA
- the rhuM gene encoding virulence protein RhuM/Fic/DOC family protein, whose protein sequence is METQNQIEIYQAKDGSTQIEVKFEQETVWLTQDQMATLFGKGRSTITEHILNVFSEKELEQEATSRKYRQVRKEGNRTVEREIEHYNLDVIISVGYRVKSKQGTQFRIWATRVLKEYLVKGYTVNEKRLAQKEQEVYILKNGIQILSRAIEEKTADNEWLTVFAKGLSLLDDYDHEQLDAKGLTERKANYPSLADYQKLINQMLAEFDSEVFGKEKDKSFESSVAQIAKGFGEDDFYSTLEEKGTMLLYLIVKNHSFVDGNKRIAAACFLKFLQQNKMLFNSKEQPIISNDTLASLTLFIASSKPEEMETVKRLVISVLNRNK, encoded by the coding sequence ATGGAGACACAAAACCAAATAGAGATTTATCAAGCTAAAGATGGTTCTACTCAAATTGAGGTAAAATTTGAACAGGAAACGGTTTGGCTTACACAAGACCAAATGGCAACTTTGTTTGGTAAAGGAAGGAGCACTATTACTGAACATATTTTAAATGTTTTTTCGGAAAAAGAATTAGAGCAAGAAGCAACTAGTCGGAAATACCGACAAGTTCGAAAAGAAGGAAATAGAACAGTAGAAAGAGAGATTGAACACTATAATCTTGATGTCATTATTTCAGTAGGATATCGTGTAAAATCAAAACAAGGAACACAATTTAGAATATGGGCAACTCGTGTTTTAAAAGAATATCTAGTAAAAGGATATACTGTTAATGAAAAACGTTTAGCTCAAAAAGAACAAGAAGTATACATATTAAAAAATGGTATTCAAATTTTAAGCAGAGCTATTGAAGAAAAAACAGCCGATAATGAATGGTTGACTGTTTTTGCCAAAGGTTTAAGCCTATTAGATGATTATGACCACGAACAATTAGATGCTAAAGGTTTAACCGAAAGAAAAGCAAATTACCCAAGTTTAGCAGATTATCAAAAACTCATCAATCAAATGTTGGCCGAATTTGATTCCGAAGTATTTGGTAAAGAAAAAGATAAAAGCTTTGAAAGTTCCGTAGCCCAAATTGCAAAAGGCTTTGGAGAAGATGATTTTTATTCCACACTAGAAGAAAAAGGCACCATGCTTTTATACTTGATAGTAAAAAATCATTCGTTTGTAGATGGCAATAAACGAATAGCAGCAGCTTGTTTTCTGAAATTTTTACAACAAAACAAAATGCTTTTTAACAGTAAAGAACAACCCATAATTAGCAACGACACTTTAGCTAGTTTAACACTTTTTATTGCTTCTAGTAAACCCGAAGAAATGGAAACGGTAAAACGATTAGTGATTAGCGTTTTAAATAGAAATAAATAA
- a CDS encoding dsDNA nuclease domain-containing protein: MKIQQELIKIKPREESGSKNARKYNYQKNLSLFLLLKFYEKNEGYVFLFDYHDDLIILDSCIKPENMDFFQIKSKDAGNWIVNALTKASQNKLSISGKDKGGKEMMNLE; the protein is encoded by the coding sequence ATGAAGATACAGCAAGAATTAATAAAGATAAAACCGAGAGAAGAGTCTGGCAGCAAAAATGCTAGAAAATATAATTATCAAAAAAACTTATCTCTATTCTTATTACTTAAGTTCTACGAGAAGAATGAAGGCTACGTCTTTTTATTTGATTATCACGATGATTTAATCATTTTAGATTCTTGCATTAAACCAGAGAATATGGATTTCTTTCAAATAAAATCCAAAGATGCCGGAAATTGGATTGTGAATGCTTTAACAAAGGCAAGTCAAAATAAACTTTCAATATCTGGAAAGGATAAAGGCGGAAAGGAAATGATGAATTTGGAATGA
- a CDS encoding serine hydrolase, whose translation MVPAGLLKSNTSDMIKFLKKLLSDEGKISQATGITEKTYFKNTQREIGFGQEIERNGDDTFFYKDGDTFSCSSIIAYDKKSDWGIVIMINQKNPDLIRELINTNYEQAIAE comes from the coding sequence ATGGTGCCTGCGGGTCTATTAAAGTCTAACACATCGGATATGATAAAATTTCTAAAAAAACTTTTATCAGATGAAGGAAAGATTTCTCAGGCGACGGGAATCACAGAAAAAACTTATTTTAAAAACACCCAAAGGGAAATAGGTTTCGGACAAGAAATAGAACGAAACGGAGATGATACTTTCTTTTATAAAGATGGAGACACATTTTCTTGTTCTTCAATCATTGCTTACGACAAGAAATCTGATTGGGGAATAGTTATTATGATTAACCAAAAAAATCCCGATTTGATACGAGAATTGATTAATACAAATTACGAACAAGCCATAGCAGAATAA
- a CDS encoding serine hydrolase domain-containing protein — translation MKIIRSLIILLITVQFAFGQSRAQKIDSISQIIHNKNPEIAISIGFIDMGKEYFFNYGKISRKSELEVNENTIYEIGSVTKVLTANLLAQAQDEGKLKTDDFIDNYLPKEYILSDEIKGKLKISDLASHQSGLPDFNFIKLMELNPNQPLDINKEIVHSIINDRTSLLDYGNYHYSNISYVLMGMILENIYAKDFDTLVREKILTPAQMANTLTTDFNVKNKLQDTIQTELSKNSLIGIL, via the coding sequence ATGAAAATCATCCGTAGTTTAATAATCTTATTGATAACAGTTCAATTTGCTTTTGGTCAATCCCGAGCGCAAAAGATTGATTCAATTAGCCAGATAATTCATAATAAAAATCCAGAAATTGCAATTAGTATAGGATTCATCGACATGGGAAAAGAATATTTTTTCAATTACGGAAAAATAAGTCGGAAAAGTGAATTGGAAGTGAATGAGAACACGATTTATGAAATTGGCTCTGTTACCAAAGTGTTAACTGCTAACTTATTAGCCCAAGCACAAGATGAAGGAAAGTTAAAAACTGATGACTTTATAGATAACTATCTGCCAAAAGAATACATACTATCTGACGAAATTAAAGGCAAACTGAAAATTTCAGATTTAGCGTCTCATCAATCTGGACTGCCAGATTTCAATTTTATAAAACTGATGGAATTGAATCCCAATCAACCATTGGACATAAATAAAGAAATAGTTCATTCAATTATCAACGACAGAACATCGTTATTGGATTATGGAAATTACCATTACTCAAATATTAGTTACGTTTTAATGGGAATGATATTAGAAAATATCTACGCCAAAGATTTTGATACATTAGTAAGGGAAAAAATACTCACTCCTGCTCAAATGGCTAATACGTTAACAACTGACTTCAATGTAAAAAATAAGTTACAGGATACAATACAAACGGAACTGAGCAAGAATTCTTTAATTGGAATTCTTTGA
- a CDS encoding IS630 family transposase: MRTSLNKNKYKQVNLYFQDEARFGMMTHTGKHLTACGIKPIVKYQHIFKTTYLYGSYSPINGNSFVWEIDGVDTTVFEAYLENFSKYKPQEFKIVIIDNAGFHSTKNINVPENIYLLRIPPYTPELNPCEQVWQYIKNRFKNQRFKSMQELKQWLHQIVKDMGKQTIKSITGNHHYVNAFITTFNS; the protein is encoded by the coding sequence ATTAGAACAAGTCTAAATAAAAACAAGTATAAGCAAGTAAATTTGTACTTTCAAGATGAAGCTCGATTTGGTATGATGACCCATACCGGCAAACACTTAACAGCCTGCGGGATCAAACCTATTGTCAAATATCAACACATATTTAAAACAACTTATCTATATGGTAGTTATTCCCCAATAAACGGAAATAGTTTTGTCTGGGAAATTGATGGAGTAGATACTACTGTTTTCGAAGCTTATCTAGAGAACTTCTCTAAATACAAACCTCAAGAATTTAAAATTGTGATAATTGATAATGCTGGTTTTCATTCGACAAAAAACATTAATGTTCCCGAGAATATATATTTGTTGAGAATTCCGCCTTACACTCCAGAACTCAATCCGTGTGAACAAGTATGGCAGTATATTAAAAATAGGTTTAAAAATCAAAGGTTTAAATCAATGCAGGAGCTTAAACAATGGCTACATCAAATCGTAAAAGATATGGGCAAGCAAACAATAAAATCAATTACTGGCAATCACCATTATGTAAATGCATTTATTACGACTTTTAATAGTTAA
- a CDS encoding winged helix-turn-helix domain-containing protein yields MFLIYLKENKFKTRHELCDYLGIDPRTQQRWTKQYLENGISFLLTDLPKNKKSKIITPEIHKELEKRLNSSDQGFLGYWDAQAWVNNEFDIDIQYHWLRKYLIKHFKTKLKSPRKSHYKKDEEAGKAFLKTP; encoded by the coding sequence ATGTTTTTAATCTATCTAAAAGAGAACAAATTTAAAACACGCCACGAGCTTTGCGATTATTTAGGTATTGATCCACGAACCCAACAACGCTGGACAAAACAGTATCTTGAAAATGGAATATCGTTTTTATTGACTGATTTGCCCAAGAACAAAAAGTCAAAAATAATCACTCCTGAAATACATAAGGAACTTGAAAAACGTTTGAATTCTAGCGACCAGGGATTTTTAGGATATTGGGATGCGCAAGCGTGGGTAAATAATGAATTTGACATAGATATACAATACCATTGGTTGCGCAAATATTTGATAAAGCATTTTAAGACCAAGCTTAAAAGCCCCCGTAAATCTCATTATAAAAAAGATGAAGAAGCTGGAAAAGCTTTTTTAAAAACTCCCTAA
- a CDS encoding T9SS type B sorting domain-containing protein — MNKLFPAILFLVILSFQIANGQIKLTHNIGTNPIETGMPSCEDYENWARVFELSDFGITSGEQFLIKSIEVAISKSYNGANLQYGVYSVDSKFPESEPLLLGYGGYMLLPQIDTPQIIQFDLESPIVVPSGVKKILITIGKSPDSYNPNSAEVIIAGTENDTGESWYKGCRKYYSYTSTDDLEVPVPDANFYINATGETFSTANSGATTTLNPNVCDELINRVIYGCTYGGMGYSRDFILNDFGISENEEFIINSGQIGIGQVQGGVSIKFRIYEIDDNFPASFSDNNLIGASQEVTLAYYNSVTNAIPEIINVEFDNPVVVPKDVKRILVEVYQTKYYMFPAATEVDDGSVTWIRSYNGGCTPYGKFLDVRDTGWPKAKLYINVTGSVKHITNNFQMNISNICSEFLTEFSVENESNIASIKWDFGDPASGVDNTSTERSPFHDFSEDGIYTITANVTGRDGSIELLTETTDVKEPPQAYGINNIEACESSAGTGISNSFDTSNIETQVLGNQTDKIITYIDGSGNEYDALPNPFTNTVRDREVIKVRVARKDEPCCYDETTFDLIVNLLPDLSGIENIFLCSSDNNGFATFDLTQIQSDSSSNNINTEFFFQDGQQIPNSQLDKVVNKIKDRETITIRATNTDSNCYNETDFTIGTTAPPNAITLPDLTGCDDNNDGISEFFDTSEIMDQIPGSQENIRVSFFNSDGMEMNELPNPYTNLQKNEDYLTIRLTDETSGCYSENKILLKTSSKPGINQPSDLYACNEGNGYAFFNTEHVTENIIGGQNNLSITFYSMEGEQLNDFENGNFQNLQPYDQEIIAKVENISNKSCSAEVHFNLRTVAPPEILIKDTYQICYAGESLSLETSEMYSVSWFGPNGDILSNNSSISINEEGTYSLSILKEENGILCESYKEFDLVHSEAPTIDKISYRDFAENSTVEIFASGDGDFEYSLDGINFQDGNLFEDVEGGEYYITIRDKYGCGQAIQLINIINYERFFTPNNDGYHDSWIIKGISDQTTSFIQIYDRYGKLLVQLDPSGNGWDGNYNGMPMPSDDYWFQVNLNDGKVHSGHFSLIRS; from the coding sequence ATGAACAAATTATTCCCTGCAATTTTATTTCTAGTTATTCTATCCTTTCAAATTGCAAATGGTCAAATTAAATTAACCCATAATATTGGTACAAACCCAATAGAAACTGGCATGCCATCTTGTGAGGATTATGAAAACTGGGCAAGGGTTTTTGAACTTTCTGATTTCGGAATAACCTCAGGTGAACAGTTTTTAATTAAATCAATAGAGGTTGCCATTAGTAAATCTTATAATGGGGCCAACTTACAATATGGTGTTTATAGTGTTGATTCCAAATTTCCCGAATCAGAACCACTCCTTCTGGGGTATGGAGGATATATGCTATTGCCACAAATAGATACTCCTCAAATTATTCAATTCGATTTAGAGTCGCCAATTGTCGTCCCGTCAGGAGTAAAAAAAATTTTAATTACTATAGGAAAAAGCCCCGATAGTTATAATCCAAATTCCGCGGAAGTAATTATTGCAGGGACAGAAAACGACACCGGTGAATCTTGGTATAAAGGATGTAGAAAATATTATTCCTATACTTCAACCGATGATCTAGAAGTTCCGGTTCCAGATGCGAATTTTTACATAAATGCTACGGGGGAAACATTTAGCACTGCTAACTCCGGAGCTACTACTACTTTGAATCCCAATGTTTGCGATGAATTAATTAATCGCGTAATTTATGGGTGCACCTATGGTGGCATGGGCTATTCAAGAGATTTTATTTTAAACGATTTTGGGATATCCGAAAATGAAGAATTTATAATTAATTCTGGTCAAATTGGAATTGGCCAGGTTCAAGGAGGAGTTAGCATTAAATTTAGAATCTATGAAATAGATGATAATTTTCCTGCTTCATTTTCAGATAACAATTTGATAGGTGCCAGCCAGGAAGTAACTTTAGCTTATTATAATTCGGTTACAAATGCAATTCCTGAAATAATTAATGTGGAATTTGATAATCCCGTGGTTGTGCCAAAGGACGTAAAAAGAATATTGGTGGAAGTATATCAAACCAAGTATTATATGTTTCCGGCTGCTACAGAGGTAGATGACGGAAGTGTAACATGGATTAGGTCCTACAACGGCGGCTGCACTCCTTACGGAAAATTCTTAGATGTAAGAGATACGGGGTGGCCAAAAGCAAAATTATACATAAACGTAACAGGAAGCGTAAAACATATTACCAACAATTTTCAGATGAACATTTCTAATATCTGCTCCGAGTTTTTAACGGAATTCAGTGTGGAGAATGAATCAAACATTGCTTCAATTAAATGGGATTTTGGGGATCCGGCTTCGGGTGTAGATAATACATCTACAGAAAGATCACCTTTTCATGATTTTTCAGAAGACGGAATATATACTATTACGGCGAATGTTACGGGTAGAGACGGCAGTATTGAGCTTTTAACCGAAACCACCGATGTGAAAGAGCCACCTCAAGCTTACGGAATTAATAATATTGAAGCCTGTGAAAGTTCAGCTGGTACAGGAATTTCTAATTCTTTTGATACTTCGAATATTGAAACTCAGGTTTTAGGAAATCAAACAGATAAAATTATCACTTATATCGATGGGAGCGGAAATGAGTATGATGCACTTCCAAATCCTTTTACAAATACGGTAAGGGATAGGGAGGTTATCAAGGTAAGAGTCGCTAGAAAAGATGAACCATGCTGTTATGATGAGACTACTTTTGATTTAATTGTCAATCTGTTGCCGGATCTTTCAGGTATTGAAAATATATTCCTATGCAGCAGCGACAATAACGGATTCGCTACTTTCGATTTAACTCAAATTCAGTCAGATAGCTCGAGTAATAATATCAATACGGAATTCTTTTTTCAGGATGGCCAGCAAATCCCCAATTCTCAATTAGATAAAGTTGTAAATAAAATTAAGGATCGAGAAACGATAACAATTCGAGCTACAAATACCGACAGCAATTGTTACAATGAAACTGATTTTACAATTGGCACGACTGCTCCACCAAATGCGATTACACTGCCTGACTTAACCGGCTGTGATGACAATAACGATGGTATATCAGAATTCTTTGACACCAGCGAAATTATGGATCAAATACCCGGAAGCCAGGAAAACATAAGAGTATCTTTTTTCAATTCTGACGGGATGGAAATGAATGAGCTCCCAAATCCTTATACCAATCTTCAAAAAAATGAGGATTATCTCACTATAAGGCTAACAGATGAAACTAGCGGTTGTTATTCAGAAAATAAAATATTGCTTAAAACATCCTCAAAACCAGGCATCAATCAACCGTCAGATCTTTATGCCTGTAATGAAGGTAACGGATATGCCTTTTTTAATACCGAGCATGTCACAGAAAATATTATTGGTGGGCAGAATAATCTTAGCATCACATTTTATAGCATGGAAGGTGAACAGCTGAATGATTTTGAGAACGGAAATTTCCAGAACCTGCAGCCTTACGATCAGGAAATAATAGCAAAAGTTGAAAATATTAGTAATAAATCCTGCTCTGCTGAAGTTCATTTCAACTTAAGGACAGTAGCTCCGCCAGAAATATTAATTAAAGATACCTATCAGATCTGTTATGCTGGGGAATCATTGTCTCTGGAAACAAGCGAAATGTATAGTGTTTCATGGTTTGGCCCTAATGGCGATATACTGTCCAATAATTCTTCCATATCCATAAATGAAGAAGGTACTTATAGCCTTAGCATTCTTAAAGAAGAAAATGGAATACTCTGCGAAAGCTATAAGGAATTTGATTTGGTTCATTCAGAAGCTCCGACTATAGATAAGATATCCTATAGAGACTTTGCCGAAAATTCTACGGTTGAAATATTCGCTTCAGGAGATGGAGATTTTGAATATTCACTGGATGGCATCAATTTTCAGGATGGGAATTTATTTGAAGATGTTGAGGGGGGTGAATATTATATTACTATTCGCGATAAATATGGATGTGGCCAGGCAATACAATTAATAAACATTATCAATTACGAACGATTTTTTACTCCAAATAATGACGGATACCACGATTCCTGGATTATAAAAGGCATCTCTGACCAAACTACAAGTTTTATCCAGATCTATGATCGCTACGGAAAATTACTGGTACAGCTGGATCCCTCGGGTAACGGTTGGGATGGCAATTATAACGGTATGCCAATGCCTTCTGATGACTACTGGTTTCAGGTAAACCTAAATGACGGCAAGGTTCATAGTGGCCATTTTTCTTTAATAAGATCCTAA
- a CDS encoding M20 family metallopeptidase produces the protein MTLATKKIRTALLLQFLLCGLFTFGQNATTPSSIHQSVQSYTDEIFDSLVKIRRDFHEHPEVSGKEKRTSEEIAEYLLALGLEVKTNIGGYGVVGILNTGRAGKRIAWRADIDAMPSDVPDVVDFSSKNEGVRHICGHDVHTTIGMGIANVLANQKEKLDGTIYFIFQPAEELNKGAKAMIADGLFNLIQPDEIYGLHISPYPVGTIATKSANVFTHITVVEIAYKASNNQEALVDFTKELMTSAQTYGPNAEFWDNNNIFSPELGVTNPNTIYKDYTALMDKLYFDVKKSKDTLKIRVLLNASTKERLDTFLPMIKNKIETSKYSKELLSVKFNFQKGLPVMETPMNNKELTNETMKSISSIYGKQSVIPLYGVAPLQFSDDYAYFQKSVPGVYFFLGGSNNEKGIIAMPHTPNFEVDEESIRTGVNYFSSMIIERLNN, from the coding sequence ATGACTTTAGCTACAAAAAAAATCCGAACCGCGTTGCTCTTACAGTTTTTGCTTTGTGGGTTGTTTACATTTGGTCAAAATGCCACAACTCCATCTTCAATTCATCAATCAGTTCAATCTTACACAGATGAGATTTTTGATAGTCTTGTAAAAATTCGTAGAGACTTCCACGAACATCCTGAAGTGTCAGGGAAAGAAAAAAGAACTTCAGAAGAGATTGCTGAATATTTATTAGCCTTAGGTCTAGAAGTTAAAACTAATATTGGTGGCTATGGTGTCGTTGGGATCTTAAATACTGGCCGAGCTGGGAAACGAATTGCCTGGAGAGCCGATATTGATGCAATGCCATCAGATGTTCCAGATGTTGTGGATTTTTCATCAAAAAATGAAGGAGTAAGGCATATTTGCGGTCATGATGTCCATACTACCATAGGAATGGGAATCGCCAATGTTTTGGCAAACCAAAAGGAAAAATTAGATGGTACCATCTATTTTATTTTTCAACCTGCGGAAGAACTTAATAAAGGTGCAAAAGCAATGATTGCAGATGGATTGTTTAATCTGATTCAACCTGATGAAATTTATGGACTACATATTTCTCCATACCCTGTTGGTACCATAGCCACTAAATCAGCAAATGTATTTACTCATATTACGGTTGTTGAAATAGCATATAAAGCGTCTAATAACCAAGAGGCTTTAGTCGATTTTACAAAAGAATTGATGACGAGTGCTCAAACCTATGGGCCAAACGCTGAATTTTGGGACAATAACAATATATTTAGCCCGGAGTTGGGAGTAACCAATCCAAATACGATTTATAAAGATTATACCGCATTGATGGATAAGCTCTATTTTGATGTTAAAAAATCTAAGGACACGTTGAAAATAAGAGTATTACTTAATGCTAGTACTAAGGAACGATTGGATACGTTTTTACCTATGATCAAAAATAAAATTGAAACTTCTAAGTATTCCAAAGAGCTACTATCTGTCAAATTTAATTTTCAGAAAGGATTACCTGTTATGGAAACACCTATGAATAACAAAGAATTGACCAATGAAACGATGAAAAGTATCTCTAGTATCTATGGAAAGCAAAGTGTTATTCCCTTATATGGGGTCGCCCCACTTCAATTTAGTGATGATTACGCATATTTTCAGAAATCTGTGCCAGGCGTTTATTTCTTTTTAGGAGGTTCTAATAATGAGAAGGGAATTATTGCTATGCCACACACTCCCAACTTTGAAGTAGATGAAGAAAGCATCAGAACAGGAGTAAACTATTTTTCATCAATGATCATTGAACGACTAAACAACTAA